The Nicotiana tomentosiformis chromosome 2, ASM39032v3, whole genome shotgun sequence genome includes the window acaTACTGGTAGTAAGTATCATATTATATGGTGTTGTCCATGAGACACATAATAATATGCATTATTTGTTATAAAGCATATCAAACCTTCAAAACATTAGGGAATGATGTAGGTAAGTTATCAGATTTATTTGAACTCAGTACTTTTGACGcgaaatataaatttatatataaaaaattcacTAAAATTGTAATAAAATAGTAGCTACAAACCCATATAActtaaaaatataataagttcagtgttaaaatatttaaaagattaAACCCACAgaatttaaattctggatccaTCTCTACAAAACAATAACATAGTATAGTTCCTTCACATATATCACCATCAATAAGTGAAAACATATAGGAGGGGACATGATAATTTACTTACTATACGTTAGTATAAACGAGAATGAAAATTAACATTTGTAAACCATATCTCATTGACAAATAAAgctttatttaaaatttaaataaactttGAATCGCCTCATATTTTAACTTGTAACGTCCCTCTATACATATATCGTCCGTCTTTCCAAGATTGCCCCTAGACGGAAAGAAGACTCATGCTTGACATATTGGAGAGCGCTGGATAGACGATACACCGTTCTTCAGAAACAGAATATTTGGCAAcctttagaaaaagaaaaaaaaaatggtaataattGTAAAGTAAATTTGGTGAGAAAACAATTTATACAAGTCATGAGAGGAACGGTATAGATCCTATGTAATTTCTACTTTCGACATTGATAATGCAGTATTCACTTTAAAGTAACCTTGACAAGGACCAAAGTTATTAATGGAGATAGTGAGAGAACTTGAGTGAGCACAAAAATAGAGATAGACAAGACTTATTAATCAAAGAATATAGTTTGGAAGATAATTGTTCGAACTTATGCTGAAAATAGACTTAGGAGATACTCCTTCCGTTTCAACTTATATTGAGGTATTTTCTTTTTTAATCAGTTTTAAATTAGatgatatattttaaaatttgaaaataatttaactttaaatttttcattttattattaaTGAAAATTTTTTATAATCATACAAATGTCATGACCTCACAAAATTTTTGCCCCTTAATTTTTAATACcacaagttttaatttttttttttttcttaaactctgatGCGGAGTCGACCCACCTGCGAAAGGGTATGTATCTCGAGAAACGCCATGCATGCTAGAAATTCCTCAAGAATGGGAATTTAATTCTTGAGTGGGCCCGGTGCCACATTAACTCAAAAAATCTGCCTAGAAACAGAGCAAGAAAAATCTCCCCAGCGAAAAGCTGTCCTTATTAATAGCCTAGACATCTCTTCATTTATTTGCATCCACGACGCAAGAGAGTAGCAAAGACTAATGAAATTACGAAAAAAAATAGTAGTCCCCTGTTAATACTGTTATAGCTAGATCATGGCCGAAGTAGTCCTCTATGTTTATGACATGAACAAAAGTGGTGGGCACGACGCTCACAACTTAGCCGTAGTCCAAATGAACAATCTCCTCAAAGATGGCATCAATTTCGGTGGCCTCTTCCACACCGCCGTCCAAATTTACGGCAACGACGAATGGGCTTACGGCCACACCAACAAAGGCAGCGGCGTTTTCAGTTGCCCCGTTGGTAAAAACCCTAGCTACACCATTCGCGAGAAAATTATACTTGGCAGAACAGAGTATTCCtcttcaaaagtcaacaaaattttAAAG containing:
- the LOC104119294 gene encoding uncharacterized protein codes for the protein MAEVVLYVYDMNKSGGHDAHNLAVVQMNNLLKDGINFGGLFHTAVQIYGNDEWAYGHTNKGSGVFSCPVGKNPSYTIREKIILGRTEYSSSKVNKILKELSDSWPGNKYNFVSRNSKHFSNELLERLGVPKLPGWTKH